A stretch of Salvelinus alpinus chromosome 4, SLU_Salpinus.1, whole genome shotgun sequence DNA encodes these proteins:
- the LOC139573753 gene encoding putative nuclease HARBI1 has translation MSSSPSLATEDSVTSKRSSIGLQMVCNADCVISNVVAKWPGSVHDSRIFRASEIYQCLSQGEFSGVLLGDRGYGCQPFLLTPFTDPQEAQQAYNHAHARTRARVEMTFGLLKARFHCLHKLRVSPVRACDITVACAVLHNVACLRKERAPRVPPAMDWDNPAIFPDDDSGRLLRDQYVLNYFS, from the exons atgtcttcatctccttccctggccacagaagactctgtgacatcaaagaggagttctataggattgcag atggtctgcaatgctgactgtgtgatcagcaatgttgtggcaaaatggcctggctcagtccatgactccagaatctttcgggcctctgaaatctatcagtgcctatcacaag gtgaattctctggtgtgttgctgggagacagggggtatggctgccagccttttctcctgacacctttcacagacccccaggaagcacagcaggcctacaaccatgcccatgccaggaccagggccagagttgaaatgacctttggcctcctgaaggcacgctttcactgccttcacaaattaagggtcagccctgttagggcatgtgatattactgtggcttgtgctgtcctccacaatgtggcctgcctgaggaaggagagggcccccagagtgccaccagccatggactgggacaatccggcaatcttccctgatgacgacagtggtcggctgctgagggaccaatatgtgttgaattattttagttag